One Nostoc sp. UHCC 0302 DNA window includes the following coding sequences:
- a CDS encoding YggS family pyridoxal phosphate-dependent enzyme: MSSSINERITTIRSSLPPSVRLIAVSKKVPAEAIRSAYAAGIRDFGESRIQEAASKQAELQDLSDITWHFIGHLQGNKARKAIEQFDWIHSVDNLKLAQRLNELASQLGASPQICLQVKILPDPSKSGWSIPELLADLPTLNQYKSLQIQGLMTIPPLGLNDQEILNLFNRNRELAQEIQEQNWSHIQMQQLSMGMSGDYQLAVQAGATMVRLGTILFGDRY, translated from the coding sequence ATGAGTAGTTCGATTAACGAACGTATTACCACTATTCGCTCCTCACTTCCACCTTCAGTCAGGTTGATTGCTGTTAGCAAGAAAGTTCCTGCTGAAGCAATTCGCTCTGCCTATGCCGCCGGAATTCGTGATTTCGGTGAGAGTCGTATCCAAGAAGCTGCCAGTAAACAAGCCGAGTTGCAAGATTTATCGGATATTACCTGGCACTTTATTGGACATTTGCAAGGGAATAAAGCCAGGAAAGCCATTGAACAGTTTGATTGGATTCACTCTGTAGATAATTTGAAGCTAGCACAGCGCTTAAATGAATTGGCTTCCCAACTAGGGGCCAGTCCTCAGATTTGCTTGCAAGTGAAAATTCTCCCTGATCCTAGCAAGTCGGGTTGGAGTATCCCAGAACTATTAGCTGACTTACCTACGCTCAATCAATACAAAAGTTTACAAATTCAGGGTTTGATGACAATTCCTCCTTTGGGATTGAATGATCAGGAAATACTCAATCTGTTTAACCGAAATCGGGAATTGGCACAAGAAATCCAAGAACAAAACTGGTCACACATTCAAATGCAGCAGCTTTCAATGGGTATGTCAGGAGATTATCAACTGGCAGTACAAGCTGGTGCAACGATGGTAAGATTGGGAACAATCTTGTTTGGCGATCGCTATTAA
- a CDS encoding Nramp family divalent metal transporter, with product MPFRENPSRKPSLSEVHRSIRVPTTKSFWRKMLAFAGPGYLVSVGYIDPGNWATDLAGGAEFGYALLTVIMLSNLMAILIQALCVRLGVATGRDLAQACRDYFSPGVNFCLWLLCEIAIAACDLAEVLGSAIALQLLFGIPLTWGVCITALDVIVLLLLQHKGFRYTEALVIMLVATVGICFTAEIIFSRPDVGGILLGYVPKIEIVQNPAMLYIAIGILGATVMPHNLYLHSSIVQTRDWEPTSDKKWEAIKFCTIDSTVALCFALFINSAILIVAAATFHYSGHQDVAEIQDAYKLLSPLLGVNAASAIFGLALLASGQSSTLTATLAGQIVMEGFLNLRLKPWLRRLVTRLIAIIPALISIIFFGEKSTSSLLIFSQIVLSLQLSFAVIPLVMFTSNHHLMGEFVNPLWLKVLSWLVAIAIASLNAWLLVQTISGWLSASS from the coding sequence ATGCCTTTTCGAGAAAATCCCTCCAGAAAGCCCAGCCTGTCTGAAGTTCATCGCAGCATAAGAGTTCCTACCACCAAAAGCTTCTGGCGTAAGATGCTGGCTTTTGCAGGGCCAGGATATCTTGTTTCAGTGGGATATATAGACCCTGGTAACTGGGCGACTGACTTGGCTGGAGGTGCAGAATTCGGTTATGCACTGCTAACGGTAATTATGCTTTCCAACTTGATGGCGATTTTAATCCAAGCGCTGTGTGTCCGGTTGGGAGTTGCGACGGGGCGAGATTTAGCGCAAGCTTGCCGAGATTACTTCAGTCCGGGTGTGAACTTCTGCTTATGGCTACTTTGTGAAATAGCGATCGCAGCTTGTGACTTGGCAGAAGTTTTAGGAAGTGCGATCGCACTGCAACTACTGTTTGGCATTCCCTTGACTTGGGGTGTCTGCATCACTGCATTGGATGTAATTGTATTATTGCTACTACAACACAAAGGTTTCCGTTATACAGAAGCCTTGGTAATTATGTTAGTAGCAACTGTAGGTATCTGCTTTACAGCAGAAATTATCTTTTCCCGTCCTGATGTTGGTGGAATTTTATTAGGTTATGTTCCCAAAATAGAAATTGTGCAAAATCCAGCAATGCTTTACATTGCCATTGGCATTTTAGGGGCAACAGTCATGCCACACAATTTATATTTGCACTCTTCAATTGTGCAGACACGAGATTGGGAACCAACATCTGATAAGAAATGGGAAGCAATTAAGTTTTGTACTATCGATTCTACAGTTGCTTTATGCTTTGCATTGTTTATCAACTCAGCAATTTTGATTGTTGCTGCTGCCACTTTTCATTATTCTGGACATCAGGATGTAGCAGAAATTCAAGATGCTTATAAATTGCTCTCTCCCTTATTGGGGGTGAATGCTGCAAGTGCAATTTTTGGTTTAGCATTACTTGCTTCCGGACAAAGTTCAACTTTGACGGCAACTTTAGCCGGACAAATTGTCATGGAAGGTTTTCTAAATCTGCGTTTAAAACCTTGGTTGCGTCGGTTAGTAACGAGGCTAATTGCAATTATTCCAGCATTGATTTCAATTATATTTTTTGGTGAAAAAAGTACAAGCAGTTTACTAATTTTCAGTCAAATTGTCTTGAGTTTACAGTTGTCATTTGCGGTGATTCCTTTGGTAATGTTTACTAGTAATCATCACTTAATGGGTGAGTTTGTCAATCCTTTGTGGTTGAAAGTTTTATCTTGGTTAGTGGCAATTGCGATCGCCAGTTTAAATGCTTGGCTGTTAGTGCAAACTATAAGTGGCTGGTTGTCTGCTAGTTCCTAA
- a CDS encoding RNA helicase translates to MNYPAPSPELDLGSIFPFELDQFQKDAIASLNAGRSVVVCAPTGSGKTLVGEYAIYRALARRKRVFYTTPLKALSNQKLRDFREKFGMDQVGLLTGDASINRDAPILVMTTEIFRNMLYGTPIGQIGISLVDVEAVVLDECHYMNDRQRGTVWEESIIYCPREVQLAALSATVANSDQLTDWLNQVHGPTDLIYSDFRPVPLEFHFCNPKGLFPLLNDSKTKINPRLQKKRGRGGDGERGRGGRPEAPGIIYTLSQLQQRDMLPAIYFIFSRRGCDKAVAEVGDLWLVNNDESQILRRQIDDFLARNPEAGRSGQIAPLYRGIAAHHAGILPAWKVLVEELFQQGLIKVVFATETLAAGINMPARTTVISTLSKRTDTGHRLLNASEFLQMAGRAGRRGMDKQGHVVTVQTPFEGAKEAAYLATSKPDPLVSQFTPSYGMVLNLLQTHTLEQTRELIERSFGQYMATLHLRPNYEEIAELKAQLALLQEQIAAVDENELAVYEKLRQRLKVERQILKTLQEQAQEDRQEEMVMMLGFAVSGTLLSLKGKNITVPTPITAVLVGKTPGSGQAPYLVCLGGDNRWYVATTADVVDLYAQLPRVDVPPDVLPPPEMPLKPGQSRRGTEETFAIAGCIPEPGEPLHLPPEVAEQLSRVTAVQEQLETHPLHQSGNAATIFKRRARYIELEAELEESQGQIEQQSQRHWEEFLSLIEILQHFGCLDNLIPTELGRIAAAIRGENELWLGLVFASGELNNLDPHHLAAAAAALVTETPRPDSKVNFDLSNEVAEALAKLRGIRRQMFQLQRRYNVALPIWLEFELIALVEQWALGVEWTEICENTSLDEGDVVRILRRTLDLLSQIPHVPHLPESFQRNAYRAMQLIDRFPVNEVVE, encoded by the coding sequence GTGAATTATCCTGCGCCTTCTCCAGAACTTGACTTAGGGTCGATATTTCCCTTTGAACTGGATCAATTCCAGAAAGATGCGATCGCGTCCCTGAACGCTGGACGCTCTGTTGTTGTTTGTGCGCCCACAGGTTCGGGTAAAACATTAGTAGGAGAATACGCTATCTACCGCGCCCTAGCGCGAAGAAAACGCGTGTTTTATACTACTCCCCTTAAGGCGCTGTCGAATCAAAAATTACGTGATTTTCGAGAGAAATTCGGAATGGATCAGGTCGGACTGTTAACTGGAGATGCCTCCATTAACAGAGATGCACCAATATTGGTGATGACCACAGAAATTTTCCGAAATATGCTCTACGGTACACCTATTGGGCAAATCGGCATCTCATTGGTAGACGTTGAAGCGGTGGTGTTGGATGAATGCCACTACATGAACGATCGCCAACGGGGGACAGTTTGGGAAGAATCAATTATTTATTGCCCTCGTGAGGTTCAACTGGCAGCCCTTTCGGCAACAGTTGCCAACAGCGATCAACTTACTGATTGGCTAAATCAGGTTCACGGCCCAACTGACCTGATTTATTCTGATTTCCGCCCAGTACCCTTGGAATTCCACTTTTGTAATCCCAAAGGTCTATTTCCGCTACTGAATGATAGCAAAACCAAAATTAACCCCCGCCTTCAGAAGAAGAGAGGGAGAGGGGGAGATGGAGAGAGGGGGAGAGGTGGTAGACCAGAAGCCCCTGGAATAATTTATACTCTCAGTCAGTTACAGCAGCGGGATATGCTCCCCGCAATTTACTTTATCTTCAGCCGCCGGGGATGTGATAAAGCGGTGGCAGAAGTGGGTGATTTATGGCTGGTAAATAATGATGAGTCACAAATATTGCGGCGGCAGATTGATGACTTTCTAGCCCGCAATCCGGAAGCAGGGCGTTCTGGTCAAATTGCACCCCTGTATCGAGGAATCGCCGCACACCACGCTGGAATTTTGCCTGCGTGGAAAGTCTTGGTAGAAGAACTATTTCAGCAGGGGCTGATTAAGGTAGTATTCGCCACAGAGACGCTGGCAGCAGGAATTAATATGCCTGCCCGGACAACAGTAATTTCTACCCTTTCTAAACGTACCGACACCGGACATCGCCTATTAAACGCTTCTGAATTCCTGCAAATGGCCGGAAGGGCAGGTCGCCGAGGGATGGATAAACAAGGTCATGTCGTCACAGTACAAACGCCTTTTGAAGGGGCGAAAGAAGCAGCGTATTTAGCAACATCCAAACCTGATCCCTTGGTGAGCCAGTTTACGCCTAGTTATGGGATGGTACTCAACTTACTACAAACCCACACGCTGGAGCAAACCAGGGAACTGATAGAACGCAGCTTTGGGCAGTACATGGCAACCTTACATCTCAGACCCAATTACGAGGAGATTGCCGAACTCAAAGCCCAGTTAGCCCTGTTACAAGAGCAAATCGCCGCCGTTGATGAAAATGAACTGGCTGTATATGAAAAATTACGCCAACGTCTGAAAGTCGAACGTCAAATCCTGAAAACTCTACAAGAGCAAGCGCAGGAAGACCGACAAGAAGAAATGGTGATGATGTTGGGCTTTGCAGTTTCGGGAACCTTGTTGAGTCTCAAAGGTAAAAACATCACTGTACCTACACCTATAACAGCAGTGTTAGTAGGAAAAACACCAGGTTCAGGTCAAGCTCCCTACTTAGTATGCTTGGGTGGCGATAACCGCTGGTATGTTGCCACAACAGCGGATGTGGTCGATTTGTATGCCCAACTACCGCGAGTTGACGTACCACCTGACGTCCTACCACCACCGGAAATGCCCTTGAAGCCGGGTCAGTCGCGACGTGGTACTGAAGAAACATTTGCGATCGCAGGGTGCATTCCTGAGCCAGGAGAGCCTCTCCATCTGCCACCAGAAGTAGCAGAGCAACTCAGTCGCGTTACCGCCGTCCAGGAGCAATTAGAAACTCATCCTTTACATCAATCAGGCAATGCTGCAACGATATTTAAGCGCCGGGCGCGTTATATCGAACTAGAAGCCGAACTCGAAGAATCACAAGGTCAAATAGAGCAACAATCTCAACGGCATTGGGAAGAGTTTCTGAGTCTAATTGAAATTTTGCAACACTTTGGCTGTTTGGATAACTTAATACCTACAGAATTAGGGCGAATCGCTGCGGCAATTCGGGGTGAGAATGAATTGTGGCTAGGTTTAGTATTTGCCAGTGGTGAATTGAATAACTTAGATCCGCACCATTTAGCAGCAGCAGCAGCGGCTTTGGTAACAGAAACCCCCCGTCCAGATAGTAAAGTTAATTTCGATCTCAGCAATGAAGTGGCAGAAGCTTTAGCAAAATTGCGGGGAATTCGTCGTCAGATGTTCCAATTACAACGGCGCTATAATGTGGCGCTGCCTATATGGTTGGAATTTGAATTAATTGCCCTAGTAGAACAGTGGGCATTAGGAGTGGAATGGACAGAAATTTGCGAAAATACTAGTTTGGACGAAGGTGATGTAGTCAGAATTTTACGCCGGACATTAGATTTATTATCGCAAATACCTCATGTTCCGCATTTGCCGGAATCTTTTCAACGTAATGCCTATCGGGCGATGCAGTTGATTGATAGATTCCCAGTCAATGAAGTAGTTGAATAA
- a CDS encoding transcriptional coactivator PipX, with product MNPENSETYINHPTWGLLYRICMVDENQDLFTTLYAQRLFFLVANDVKGIKFQPIGRTEARMMLENRLRTLRRTGQSQEYDQLQSVFQRTFQ from the coding sequence ATGAATCCAGAAAACTCAGAGACTTACATCAATCATCCAACTTGGGGTTTGCTTTACAGAATCTGTATGGTTGATGAAAACCAAGATTTGTTCACAACACTTTATGCCCAACGCTTATTTTTCTTGGTTGCAAATGACGTTAAAGGTATTAAATTTCAGCCAATAGGACGTACAGAGGCTAGAATGATGCTGGAAAATCGCTTACGTACCTTACGTCGCACTGGACAGTCTCAGGAGTACGATCAGCTTCAGAGTGTTTTCCAACGCACCTTCCAATGA
- the proC gene encoding pyrroline-5-carboxylate reductase yields the protein MTIKFGLIGGGVMGESLLSRLIAREIYHPSEVIVSEPLSARQGFFQQQYDVTVTADNRLVFEQAKEVVFLAVKPQVFSAIAQELADIITTEHSPLVISILAGVPLSQLEAAFVQLPVIRAMPNTPATVGAGITAISLGAYTNVKHHQIAQQVFSAVGEVVEVSETLMDAVTGLSGSGPAYVALLVEALADGGVASGLPRSIANQLALQTVLGTAKLLEETKIHPAELKDRVTSPGGTTIAGIAQLERAGFRSALIEAVKAATARSQELGK from the coding sequence ATGACTATTAAATTTGGTTTAATTGGGGGTGGGGTAATGGGAGAATCGCTATTATCCCGCCTTATTGCGCGTGAAATTTATCACCCATCAGAAGTCATAGTCAGCGAACCTCTATCAGCACGTCAGGGTTTTTTTCAGCAGCAATACGACGTAACCGTGACAGCAGATAATCGCTTGGTTTTCGAGCAAGCAAAGGAAGTTGTCTTTTTGGCAGTGAAACCGCAGGTGTTTAGTGCGATCGCTCAAGAATTAGCAGATATCATCACTACAGAACACTCACCCCTAGTCATTTCCATTTTGGCAGGCGTACCTTTAAGTCAGCTAGAAGCTGCCTTTGTACAATTACCAGTGATTAGGGCAATGCCAAATACTCCAGCAACCGTGGGAGCAGGAATCACTGCGATTTCTTTAGGTGCGTACACCAACGTCAAGCATCACCAAATAGCACAGCAAGTTTTTTCAGCTGTCGGGGAAGTTGTGGAAGTTTCAGAAACGCTGATGGATGCGGTAACAGGACTATCTGGTAGTGGTCCGGCTTATGTGGCACTACTAGTAGAAGCACTTGCTGATGGAGGGGTAGCTTCAGGTTTACCCAGAAGCATTGCCAATCAACTAGCCTTGCAAACTGTACTCGGAACAGCGAAGTTATTAGAAGAAACCAAAATCCATCCAGCAGAACTCAAAGATCGTGTTACCAGTCCTGGCGGTACAACAATTGCGGGCATTGCCCAGCTAGAACGAGCAGGGTTTCGTTCAGCTTTAATTGAAGCAGTAAAAGCAGCAACAGCGCGATCGCAGGAGTTGGGGAAATGA
- a CDS encoding cell division protein SepF has translation MNNIFSKLRDFVGLNEQVEYEYYEEEPDTDSYQNLYQQENPQVAPQESSAQNRRWREPAPTMGDEIAAGSKPMGNVIGMPGAINGISEVLVLEPRTFEEMPQAIQALRERKSVVLNLTIMDPDQAQRAVDFVAGGTYALDGHQERIGESIFLFTPSCVQVSTQGGVLHEVPQPPTRPSRTTAPNQQTWGNEPNRMAQ, from the coding sequence ATGAACAACATATTTTCTAAACTCCGAGACTTTGTAGGTCTAAATGAGCAGGTAGAGTACGAATATTACGAAGAAGAACCAGATACAGATAGTTACCAAAATCTATATCAGCAAGAGAATCCCCAAGTAGCACCCCAAGAAAGCTCGGCTCAAAATCGGCGGTGGCGTGAACCCGCACCTACAATGGGAGACGAGATAGCAGCAGGATCAAAACCAATGGGGAATGTGATTGGTATGCCAGGAGCAATTAACGGAATTTCGGAAGTATTGGTACTAGAACCGCGCACATTTGAAGAAATGCCCCAAGCCATTCAAGCATTGCGGGAGCGGAAATCGGTAGTATTAAATTTGACAATTATGGATCCCGATCAAGCCCAGCGGGCAGTAGATTTTGTAGCGGGTGGAACTTACGCATTAGATGGACATCAAGAACGCATTGGCGAGAGCATCTTTTTGTTTACACCAAGCTGTGTGCAAGTTAGCACCCAAGGTGGAGTTCTTCATGAAGTACCACAACCACCAACACGTCCCTCTCGCACCACAGCGCCAAATCAACAAACTTGGGGCAACGAACCCAACCGCATGGCACAATAA
- a CDS encoding energy-coupling factor transporter transmembrane protein EcfT yields MDLLRSLPLGLYLEQPQTWLHKIDPRVKLAWLMSFLTSYTFANNFWRVLLVVLLILTTVIARIPLRVWRQQMGWLLTLSFFVLAIAAISPDGLGIDYQPRLPANEQILTQQYTSNTTNTVPEQIGKKKEYSYVLFHKGPVRITRYSLDLGVRISTILFTVIYSTNLYLLTTAPEEITSAIESLMQPLRRLKLPVTEITLTLTLSLRFIPLVLEEVQNLIRSVMTRAINWKKLGLKGAVKVWMTVAERLLENLLLRAEQMANAMMVRGFTSPNEHKVQWHDLRLQQRDWFAIAILVLFWGVRLVIGTEV; encoded by the coding sequence ATGGATTTACTGCGATCGCTACCACTTGGACTTTACTTAGAACAACCCCAAACTTGGCTACATAAAATTGATCCACGGGTCAAGTTGGCTTGGTTGATGAGTTTTTTAACCAGCTACACTTTTGCTAACAACTTTTGGCGTGTGCTGTTAGTAGTACTACTAATTCTTACTACTGTTATCGCCAGGATACCGCTACGAGTGTGGCGGCAGCAAATGGGTTGGCTGTTAACGTTGTCGTTTTTTGTTTTAGCGATCGCTGCCATCAGTCCAGATGGACTAGGTATAGATTATCAACCACGCCTACCTGCTAACGAACAAATATTAACGCAGCAATACACCTCTAACACTACCAATACTGTCCCAGAACAAATAGGTAAAAAGAAAGAATACAGTTACGTACTATTTCACAAAGGCCCAGTCAGAATAACTCGCTACTCTTTGGACTTGGGAGTACGTATAAGTACAATTTTATTTACTGTAATTTACAGCACTAACCTCTATCTGCTGACAACTGCACCAGAAGAAATTACATCTGCTATAGAAAGCTTGATGCAACCCCTAAGACGTCTGAAGTTGCCTGTTACAGAAATTACTCTAACTTTAACTTTATCTTTACGGTTTATTCCCCTCGTTTTAGAAGAAGTGCAGAATTTAATTCGTTCTGTGATGACAAGAGCAATAAATTGGAAAAAACTGGGATTGAAAGGAGCAGTTAAAGTTTGGATGACTGTTGCAGAAAGATTGTTAGAAAATCTGCTTTTACGGGCGGAACAAATGGCTAATGCAATGATGGTGAGGGGTTTTACCAGTCCGAATGAACATAAAGTACAGTGGCACGACTTACGACTACAACAGCGTGACTGGTTCGCGATCGCAATTTTAGTTTTATTCTGGGGAGTACGGCTAGTTATAGGAACTGAAGTTTGA
- a CDS encoding anthranilate synthase component I, translated as MSNAWYWRSLPLENRTGSEVFAALFRSKTPQGIATLLESPYPTPIDHPQLSRYSICAGAPRIVGGVPQMWIPPIGQILPFLEKLLKKNPPLSPSSSLPFTGGWLGWLGYDTAWEIEQLPQWKIDPLPFPVAFWYEPDCFAILDHVQQTLWLAASDRNGLDELQEKLENRQGDKEQKIFVSPSLLVPPSSSPQFCTSQVDYETAVNQAKKYIQAGEIFQANLSLRFQASTAASGWAIYQALQKINPSPFASYWQTPWGEVISCSPERLVLLQNGQAETRPIAGTRSRGATPEQDSQLAQDLLSNTKERAEHIMLVDLERNDLGRVCEWGTVSVDELLTIERYSHVMHLASNVKGRLRSDYNAIDLIRAMFPGGTITGCPKVRCMEIIEELEPVRRSLFYGSCGYLDWRGNLDLNILIRTLLLAPASEEARGQVSRGDKENILTTQDSALNTVWGQVGAGIVADSNPEREWYESLHKAQAQLAALKMLSSEF; from the coding sequence ATGAGCAATGCTTGGTATTGGCGATCGCTACCCCTCGAAAATCGCACAGGTTCTGAAGTTTTTGCTGCCCTCTTTCGCTCCAAAACTCCACAGGGAATTGCGACCTTACTCGAAAGTCCCTATCCAACACCCATTGATCATCCTCAACTCAGTCGATATTCTATCTGTGCAGGCGCTCCTCGCATAGTCGGTGGTGTTCCACAAATGTGGATACCGCCAATAGGTCAAATTCTCCCTTTCTTAGAAAAGTTACTCAAGAAAAATCCCCCCCTCTCTCCGTCTTCTTCTCTTCCATTCACAGGCGGTTGGCTAGGATGGCTAGGCTATGACACAGCTTGGGAAATTGAGCAGTTACCCCAGTGGAAAATTGATCCCCTGCCTTTTCCTGTAGCGTTTTGGTACGAACCAGATTGTTTTGCGATTTTAGATCATGTACAACAAACTCTTTGGCTAGCCGCCAGTGATCGAAATGGGCTAGATGAGTTACAAGAAAAACTGGAGAACAGACAAGGGGACAAAGAACAAAAAATTTTTGTTTCTCCCTCTCTCCTCGTCCCCCCTTCCTCTTCTCCTCAGTTCTGTACTTCGCAAGTAGATTATGAAACCGCAGTAAACCAAGCAAAAAAATACATACAAGCTGGAGAAATTTTTCAGGCGAATCTTTCGTTGCGATTTCAAGCTTCTACAGCCGCTTCTGGTTGGGCAATTTATCAAGCTTTGCAGAAAATCAATCCTTCTCCTTTTGCCAGCTATTGGCAGACACCTTGGGGAGAAGTGATCAGTTGTTCACCAGAACGTTTGGTGTTACTGCAAAATGGACAAGCTGAAACCCGACCGATCGCCGGCACGCGATCGCGCGGTGCAACCCCAGAACAAGATAGCCAACTAGCACAAGATTTACTCAGCAATACCAAAGAACGTGCAGAACATATCATGCTGGTTGATTTGGAACGCAATGATTTGGGGCGAGTTTGTGAATGGGGAACAGTAAGCGTAGATGAATTACTGACAATTGAGCGATACAGCCATGTAATGCATCTTGCCAGTAACGTCAAAGGTAGATTGAGAAGCGATTACAATGCCATCGATTTGATTCGCGCCATGTTTCCTGGTGGCACAATTACAGGGTGTCCCAAAGTCCGCTGTATGGAAATTATTGAAGAACTAGAACCTGTACGCCGCAGTTTATTCTACGGTTCCTGCGGCTATTTAGATTGGCGCGGAAATTTAGACTTAAATATCTTAATCCGCACCCTGCTATTAGCACCAGCCTCGGAAGAAGCAAGGGGGCAGGTGAGCAGGGGAGATAAGGAGAATATATTAACAACTCAAGACTCAGCACTTAACACCGTCTGGGGACAAGTTGGAGCAGGAATTGTTGCTGACAGCAATCCTGAGAGAGAATGGTATGAATCTCTGCACAAAGCTCAAGCACAACTGGCAGCACTAAAAATGCTCAGTAGTGAATTCTGA
- the der gene encoding ribosome biogenesis GTPase Der, translating into MGLPIVAIIGRPNVGKSTLVNRLAGEQTAIVHDEPGMTRDRTYMPAYWRDREFLVVDTGGLVFNDDTEFLPLIRQQAMAALTEASAAIFVVNGQTGPTPADEEIVKWLRQLSVPVLLAVNKCESPEQGLMQAAEFWELGLGEPYPLSAIHGNGTGELLDELINHIPTVAEVPETNEIKVAIVGRPNVGKSSLLNAFVGEARAIVSPISGTTRDAIDTVVERDGQTYCLIDTAGIRKKKNVEYGPEFFSINRAFKAIRRADVVLLILDALDGVTEQDQKLAGRIIEEGRACIIVVNKWDAVEKDSYTIYDYEKTLQERLHFTEWAETIFVSALTGQRVEKILELVNQAAESHKRRVTTAVINEVLEDAVSWHSPPASRGGRQGKIYYGTQVGVQPPTIALFVNEAKRFNDNYRRYIERQFRQQLGFKGTPIRLLWRSKKVRDMESGNVNRATRV; encoded by the coding sequence ATGGGACTGCCAATTGTTGCTATTATAGGACGCCCGAATGTGGGCAAATCCACCCTGGTTAATCGTCTCGCCGGGGAACAAACGGCGATTGTCCACGATGAACCGGGTATGACACGCGATCGCACTTATATGCCAGCTTACTGGCGCGATCGAGAATTTTTGGTGGTGGATACTGGTGGTTTAGTATTCAATGACGATACAGAATTCTTACCCCTAATTCGCCAGCAAGCAATGGCCGCGCTTACAGAAGCGAGTGCCGCTATTTTTGTTGTCAATGGTCAAACAGGTCCCACACCTGCTGATGAAGAAATCGTCAAGTGGTTACGCCAACTATCTGTTCCTGTGTTACTGGCCGTAAATAAATGTGAGTCTCCAGAACAAGGCTTAATGCAAGCTGCCGAATTTTGGGAATTGGGTTTAGGCGAACCTTATCCTCTCTCCGCGATTCATGGCAACGGTACAGGAGAGTTACTTGACGAGTTAATTAATCACATTCCGACTGTCGCAGAAGTCCCAGAAACTAATGAGATTAAAGTCGCAATTGTGGGACGACCGAATGTAGGCAAATCTAGTTTATTAAATGCTTTTGTTGGAGAAGCCAGGGCAATTGTCAGCCCGATTTCTGGTACAACTCGCGATGCTATTGATACTGTCGTTGAACGAGATGGGCAAACTTACTGCTTAATTGACACGGCAGGAATTCGCAAAAAGAAAAACGTCGAATACGGGCCGGAATTTTTTAGTATTAACCGCGCGTTCAAAGCAATTCGCCGCGCTGATGTGGTTTTATTAATCTTAGACGCCCTTGATGGAGTCACCGAGCAAGACCAAAAGTTAGCTGGACGGATTATTGAAGAAGGTCGAGCTTGCATCATCGTGGTGAATAAGTGGGATGCTGTCGAAAAAGACTCTTACACAATCTACGACTACGAAAAAACTCTGCAAGAGCGGTTACATTTTACCGAATGGGCAGAAACCATTTTTGTGAGTGCCTTAACAGGACAACGGGTAGAAAAGATTTTAGAGTTGGTAAATCAAGCGGCCGAGTCACACAAACGCCGTGTTACAACAGCAGTCATTAACGAAGTATTGGAAGACGCTGTTAGCTGGCATTCGCCTCCAGCATCACGCGGTGGACGTCAGGGCAAAATTTATTATGGTACACAAGTAGGTGTACAACCACCAACGATCGCCCTGTTTGTTAACGAAGCTAAACGCTTTAATGACAATTACCGTCGCTACATTGAACGACAATTCCGGCAACAACTGGGATTTAAAGGTACACCCATCCGTTTACTTTGGCGGAGTAAAAAAGTCCGTGATATGGAAAGTGGTAACGTGAATAGAGCCACTCGCGTGTAA